The proteins below are encoded in one region of Chiloscyllium punctatum isolate Juve2018m chromosome 9, sChiPun1.3, whole genome shotgun sequence:
- the LOC140481497 gene encoding protocadherin Fat 3-like isoform X15 yields MVKEWKNDGMDLNMDCGAGTPLSFLCLALLLFQLYSFNCQGHHFQERALPATFQFTRSLYNATIYENSAARTYTNSKVKMGISLTDRSWDIKYRIISGDEDSFFKAEEVLLGDFCFLRIRTKGGNSAILNREVQNHYLLIVKAAIRGEALEAWTKVNIQVLDMNDLRPLFSPTTYSVTIPENTPLRTSIAQVTATDADIGSNGEFYYYFKNRVDIFAVHPTSGIVSLSGKLNCDEKSQYDLEVLAVDRGMKLYGNNGVSSTAKLVIHIDRINEHAPTLSVVSHIPSLMDIEPIYAIIIADDLDDGINGEIESVSIVAGDPLGQFHLVRTGLGGREYRIKSAKPVNWEDFPYGYNLTLQAKDHGIPQKFSAVKIVHIKNLEEIENKVSFAEDIYEVELNEFAPPGAVVVAVKLKPEPQNVEYSLGATEDARYFSINSQTGLVTTAEHIRVLEKEYFILEVMSNVSEMKVRVVIKVEDANDHTPEFHQLSYVTSINESMPVGSSVLVVTATDDDQGENGYVTYSIGSLNSLPFVINQFTGVISTSEPLDYESSPHSYRFFVRASDWGSPYRRENEVNITINVENVNDNKPLFEKVDCRGVISREFPVGEQITTVSAIDVDELELVKYRIVSGNEFGFFDLNSDSGVLFLSKTLDGANPKGGLFTLKITATDGENIADPMSLNISLVYGKPTTKDYACTETGVAKRLAEKLLKRVKVNKSKMEDLFLDLYSINRQSPQFDKSFPSEVAIQEDLPVGSMIVKIPASDADSSFNGKIIYTISGGNVDSCFNIEMETGWLTVLMPMDRELTDKYILNITIYDLGSPPNSAWRLMTIHIQDANDNKPRFLLDSYSVSIPEDTVVGTEIVQIQATDEDLACNSEIIYTLLTNTLQFAINASTGIVYVTGLLDRELLANYTLKIEARDQADTGHQLYSVVDLEIILVDVNDNAPHFVPSSYFVKVLEDMPVSAVVTWLEAHDPDLGLGGQVRYSLGNDYNGKFEIDRISGAVRLSKELDFEKQQFYNLTIRVKDKGRPISLSSASFIEIEVVDVNENLYAPQFSEFAKMASVKESAPVGTSVLHVTAKDGDDGRDGQIRYSIRDGSGLGRFTVNENTGVISTSDVLDRETTASYWLTVYATDYGVVPLFSSIEIYIEIEDINDNAPICSQPIYHPSIMENSPKDVPIVQIQAYDPDSSSSDKMTFKITSGNPQNFFTINSKTGKTCFWTTDHPSTS; encoded by the coding sequence AATGGAAGAATGATGGAATGGATCTAAATATGGATTGTGGGGCTGGCACACCACTTTCCTTCCTCTGCCTTGCTCTCCTGCTGTTCCAGCTCTACAGCTTTAATTGCCAGGGACACCATTTTCAAGAACGAGCTTTGCCTGCAACCTTCCAGTTTACACGTTCTCTCTATAATGCCACTATTTACGAGAACTCTGCTGCAAGGACTTATACCAACAGTAAAGTTAAAATGGGGATAAGCTTGACTGATCGCTCATGGGACATTAAATACAGAATTATTTCTGGAGATGAAGACAGCTTCTTCAAAGCAGAAGAGGTTTTACTGGGGGATTTCTGTTTCCTCAGGATAAGGACTAAGGGAGGCAATTCTGCCATACTGAATAGGGAGGTTCAGAACCACTATTTACTTATTGTGAAAGCTGCAATTAGAGGGGAAGCTCTGGAGGCATGGACAAAAGTAAACATTCAAGTTTTGGATATGAATGATTTGCGGCCTTTATTTTCTCCAACAACATATTCTGTAACAATTCCGGAAAACACACCATTGAGAACAAGTATTGCACAGGTGACAGCAACTGATGCAGATATAGGATCAAATGGAGAATTTtattactattttaaaaatagagTTGACATCTTCGCTGTACATCCAACTAGTGGTATAGTTTCTCTCAGTGGCAAACTGAACTGTGATGAGAAAAGCCAATATGACTTGGAGGTTTTAGCAGTGGATCGTGGAATGAAACTTTATGGAAACAATGGAGTAAGCAGTACAGCAAAGCTAGTCATTCATATTGATAGAATCAACGAACATGCCCCAACACTAAGTGTCGTGTCTCACATTCCCTCCTTGATGGACATTGAACCTATCTATGCAATTATCATTGCAGATGACCTGGATGATGGAATTAATGGTGAAATTGAATCGGTTTCTATTGTGGCAGGTGATCCTCTAGGACAGTTCCATCTTGTTAGAACTGGTTTAGGGGGTAGGGAATATAGGATAAAGTCAGCAAAACCAGTGAACTGGGAAGACTTTCCTTATGGTTATAATCTTACTCTTCAAGCAAAAGATCATGGAATCCCTCAAAAATTCTCTGCAGTGAAAATTGTACATATTAAAAATCTGGAGGAAATTGAAAACAAAGTATCTTTTGCAGAGGATATCTATGAAGTGGAACTGAATGAATTTGCTCCCCCTGGAGCAGTAGTTGTTGCTGTTAAGCTAAAGCCTGAACCACAGAATGTGGAATATAGTCTTGGTGCAACTGAAGATGCTCGCTATTTCTCCATTAATTCCCAAACTGGTCTGGTCACCACGGCAGAGCATATACGTGTCCTTGAGAAAGAGTATTTCATATTGGAGGTGATGAGCAATGTCAGTGAAATGAAAGTTCGAGTTGTGATAAAAGTAGAAGATGCAAATGATCATACACCAGAGTTTCATCAACTGTCATACGTGACATCTATCAATGAAAGCATGCCTGTTGGTAGCAGTGTTTTAGTTGTTACTGCGACTGATGATGACCAAGGAGAAAATGGATATGTAACATACAGCATTGGCAGCCTGAACTCATTACCTTTTGTAATAAACCAATTTACAGGTGTCATCAGCACAAGTGAGCCACTGGATTATGAGTCTTCGCCTCACAGTTACAGGTTTTTTGTACGGGCCTCAGATTGGGGCTCACCTTATCGACGTGAGAATGAAGTAAACATAACTATAAACGTGGAAAATGTGAATGACAATAAGCCCCTCTTTGAAAAAGTGGACTGCCGAGGAGTGATTTCCCGTGAGTTCCCTGTTGGGGAACAAATAACCACAGTGTCAGCTATTGATGTTGATGAACTAGAATTGGTAAAGTATAGGATTGTTTCTGGAAATGAGTTTGGATTCTTTGATCTAAATTCTGACTCTGGTGTGCTTTTCTTGTCAAAAACGTTGGACGGTGCAAATCCAAAAGGTGGACTCTTTACACTTAAGATAACAGCTACGGATGGAGAGAATATTGCTGATCCTATGTCTCTTAATATTTCATTGGTGTATGGTAAACCAACTACAAAGGACTATGCATGCACAGAAACTGGAGTTGCAAAGAGACTAGCTGAAAAATTGCTCAAAAGGGTTAAAGTAAACAAGTCAAAAATGGAGGACTTATTCCTTGATCTTTATTCAATTAACAGGCAGTCTCCACAGTTTGATAAATCCTTTCCTTCTGAAGTAGCTATTCAGGAAGATCTTCCTGTTGGCAGTATGATTGTTAAGATCCCAGCTTCTGATGCAGATAGTAGTTTCAATGGCAAAATTATATACACCATCTCTGGTGGCAATGTTGATAGTTGTTTTAATATTGAAATGGAAACAGGATGGTTAACAGTTCTGATGCCAATGGATCGTGAATTAACTGATAAATACATTCTTAACATCACTATTTATGACTTGGGATCTCCTCCAAACTCTGCCTGGAGACTGATGACAATCCATATTCAGGATGCTAATGATAACAAACCTCGTTTTTTGCTGGATAGTTACTCCGTTAGCATTCCAGAGGATACAGTGGTTGGTACAGAAATAGTTCAGATTCAGGCTACGGATGAAGATTTGGCTTGCAACAGTGAAATAATTTACACACTATTAACAAATACCCTTCAATTTGCTATTAATGCCTCAACTGGCATTGTTTATGTGACTGGGTTGCTCGATCGTGAATTACTTGCTAACTATACTCTGAAAATAGAAGCCCGTGACCAAGCTGATACTGGTCATCAACTATATTCTGTGGTAGATTTGGAGATCATTTTAGTGGATGTTAATGATAATGCTCCCCATTTTGTTCCTTCAAGTTATTTTGTTAAGGTCCTTGAAGATATGCCTGTAAGTGCTGTGGTAACATGGCTTGAAGCTCATGATCCTGACCTTGGTTTAGGTGGCCAGGTGCGTTATTCTTTGGGAAATGATTATAATGGGAAGTTTGAAATCGACCGCATCAGTGGAGCAGTACGTCTATCAAAAGAACTGGACTTTGAAAAACAGCAGTTCTACAATCTGACAATTCGTGTTAAAGATAAAGGTCGGCCCATATCGTTGTCCTCCGCATCCTTTATAGAAATTGAAGTGGTTGATGTAAATGAAAATCTTTATGCACCACAGTTTTCAGAGTTTGCTAAAATGGCATCTGTGAAGGAAAGTGCACCAGTTGGGACAAGCGTTCTACACGTGACAGCAAAAGATGGTGATGATGGAAGGGATGGACAGATTCGGTATTCTATCCGAGATGGCAGTGGTCTTGGTCGTTTCACTGTAAACGAGAATACAG